The genomic stretch AACCCATCTGGTTGACAACGGCTTTGCCGACTCGCTCATCCTGTCAGGCACCACCGGCGAGTTTCACACCCAGACATTCGCCGAACGGGTCGCCATTCTCGAAACGGTCAAAAAAGCGGTGGATGGCCGCGTTCCGCTGATCGCCGGCGTCGGCAGCACTTCGACGATCGAAACGATCGCGCTCGGCAAGGAAGCAGAGAAGCTGGGCTTCGACACAGTCATGGTCGTAGCGCCCTACTACACCAAGCCGGCCCAGCAGGAGATCCACAACCACTTCGTCAAGGTCGCCGAAGCGCTTTCGGACCTCAACATCATGCTCTACAACATTCCGATCTTCACCGGCGTCAACATTGAACCCGCTACGGTCGGCAAGCTTGCAGCGCTCGACAATATCGTGGCCATCAAGGAGGAGGCAGAACTCAATCCCAAACAAATGACCGCTTTCCTCAACGCCACGCCGGAAGACTTCATCGTCTATAATGGCGACGACACCATGGTTCTCGAAGCCTTCACGCAAGGCGGCGAAAAGCGGATCGGCGGTGTCGTATCCGGCGCTTCCCATGTAGTCGGCGACTATATTCGCAAGATGATCGACACTTTTCTGGCAGGCAATATTGCCGAGGCCGCGGCAATGCAGCGCAAGCTCTATCCGTTGCTGAAGGTCATGGGACTAAACGGTCGCACAAACCCGGTATGCCTCTGGAAGGATGCCATCCGCCTGACCGGCGGGGATGCGGGCCTGCCGCGCCTGCCCCTGACCCCGGGCACGCCAGAAGAAGTCGAAGCTGTTCGAAAAGCCCTTTCCGACTTCGGCATCCTCTGACGCAACCACCGGGAGAGGACGCTGGCGGGCGTCCTCTTCTGGAGCCCCGAACCGATTTGACACATCCAGCTGCAAGGCCACAGGACAACAGATAATGAAAAAAGGTACATCATTCCACGGGATCATTCCACCCGTCGTCTCGACCTTCACCAGAGACGAGGAGATCGATACGGCACTCTATCGCCGCGAGGTTCGCTACCTGCTGGATGCGGGCGTCCATGGCATTTCGCCCGGCGGTAGCACCGGCGAGGGCGCGGCCCTCACGAATGCCGAGCTGGTGCAGATGATCGAGATCATCAAATCGGAGAACCGGGCGGGCGTTCCCATCGTCGCCGGCGTCGCCCGCTGCTCCACAGCTGCGGCGATCGAAACCGCGATGGC from Martelella sp. AD-3 encodes the following:
- the dapA gene encoding 4-hydroxy-tetrahydrodipicolinate synthase, coding for MYNKDTYGRVLIPLVTPYGEDQSIDHGKLAALATHLVDNGFADSLILSGTTGEFHTQTFAERVAILETVKKAVDGRVPLIAGVGSTSTIETIALGKEAEKLGFDTVMVVAPYYTKPAQQEIHNHFVKVAEALSDLNIMLYNIPIFTGVNIEPATVGKLAALDNIVAIKEEAELNPKQMTAFLNATPEDFIVYNGDDTMVLEAFTQGGEKRIGGVVSGASHVVGDYIRKMIDTFLAGNIAEAAAMQRKLYPLLKVMGLNGRTNPVCLWKDAIRLTGGDAGLPRLPLTPGTPEEVEAVRKALSDFGIL